One genomic window of Hydra vulgaris chromosome 03, alternate assembly HydraT2T_AEP includes the following:
- the LOC136077933 gene encoding uncharacterized protein LOC136077933, translating into MLCISLQVELSQLQQKYQFIQLQLQYQLQLQRSLYDCLCIDYKLPSIRTLKRLTSKISSMEDLSFINIIFMNLNPLKRFSILLIDEVYVKASLLYQIVWSKMFGQALNYPEKLAKTILSFMIKCLFGGPEFICRAQPVANLSSKFQFAQCQQIVYTINNIENSKTLVIITDGNRVNQRFFGMFKTVDSKPWLTTSGIYLLYDYVHLLKSIRNNWLTKKTGELQFLNNKELALAKWSDLETIYKTECNSLFKLSKLTAKSVYPKPIERQSVKFCLSVFCKETVAALRTHPEIENKAFESTAVFIEK; encoded by the coding sequence ATGCTGTGTATCTCTTTGCAAGTCGAACTATCTcaactacaacaaaaatatcaatttatacaACTACAACTACAATATCAATTACAACTACAACGAAGTTTATATGATTGTTTGTGTATTGACTACAAGTTGCCAAGTATAAGGACTTTAAAACGATTGACTTCAAAAATAAGCTCAATGGAGGACCtaagtttcataaatattatttttatgaatttaaatccATTAAAAAGATTTTCCATACTACTAATTGATGAGGTCTATGTCAAAGCTTCATTACTTTACCAAATAGTTTGGTCCAAAATGTTTGGTCAAGCATTAAACTACCCTGAAAAGTtagctaaaacaattttatcatttatgatTAAATGTCTTTTTGGAGGTCCAGAATTTATATGTAGAGCTCAACCTGTTGCAAATCTTTCCTCTAAATTTCAGTTTGCTCAATGTCAACAAATTGtctatacaataaataatattgaaaatagtaaGACACTGGTAATAATTACTGATGGTAACCGTGTAAATCAAAGATTTTTTGGAATGTTTAAAACAGTTGATAGTAAACCATGGTTAACAACATcaggtatatatttattgtatgaTTATGTGCATCTACTAAAATCTATACGAAACAATTGGTTGACAAAAAAGACTGGGGAACTTcaatttttgaacaataaagAACTGGCTTTGGCTAAGTGGAGTGATTtagaaactatatataaaactgaGTGCAATAGTCTTTTTAAACTCTCTAAACTTACAGCTAAATCAGTTTATCCAAAACCAATAGAGAGACAATCTGTAAagttttgtttgtctgttttttgCAAAGAAACAGTAGCTGCATTAAGAACGCATCCAGAGATTGAAAATAAAGCATTTGAAAGTACTGctgtatttattgaaaaataa